Proteins from one Physeter macrocephalus isolate SW-GA chromosome 16, ASM283717v5, whole genome shotgun sequence genomic window:
- the LOC102992448 gene encoding LOW QUALITY PROTEIN: calcitonin receptor-stimulating peptide 2-like (The sequence of the model RefSeq protein was modified relative to this genomic sequence to represent the inferred CDS: substituted 1 base at 1 genomic stop codon) — MGFWKFPSFLVLSILVLNQAGMLQAAPFRWALENGFDPATLTNKEMRLLLAAMMNDYVQMKARELKQETGGLQISITAQKRSCNTATCVSHKMAGXLSRSESVVKNNFTPTNVGSKAFGWRRSDLQA; from the exons ATGGGCTTCTGGAAGTTCCCCTCATTCCTGGTCCTCAGCATTCTGGTCCTAAACCAGGCAGGTATGCTGCAGGCAGCGCCATTCAG GTGGGCCTTGGAGAATGGCTTTGATCCCGCTACACTCACCAATAAGGAAATGCGCCTACTACTGGCTGCAATGATGAATGATTATGTGCAGATGAAGGCCCGTGAGCTGAAGCAAGAGACAGGAGGGCTTCAG ATCAGCATCACTGCCCAGAAGAGATCCTGTAACACTGCGACCTGTGTGAGCCATAAGATGGCAGGCTAGCTGAGCAGGTCTGAGAGTGTGGTTAAGAACAACTTCACGCCCACCAACGTGGGCTCCAAAGCCTTTGGCTGGCGCCGCAGCGACCTGCAGGCCTGA